GCTCTTTTGAGCTTTATCAATGCGAAATTTTTAAAATTATCCGGAACTATCGGAATACTTATTCTTTCTATCATTATATCATTTTCAATAGGAAGCTCTATATATCTTTATGATAAAGAATATTTCATGAGCATTTATCCATCATTAAAACAAATAGATTTTAGAAAAATATTGTTTGACTTTTTATTAGGAATATTATTGTTTGCAGGAGCTATTCACGTAAACCTAAATAGCCTCTTAAAAGAGAAAGGTTCTGTTATAATTTATGCAACCTTTGGTGTACTAGTTAGTACTTTCATAATAGGTACAATATTTTATTACCTCGTACTTTTATTTGGCTTTGAAATAAGTTTCTTTTATAGTTTAGTCTTTGGAGCTTTGGTTTCTCCAACCGATCCGGTTGCGGTACTGGCATTATTAAAAAAAGCAGGAGCACCGGAGCATATGGAAATAAAAATAGTAGGAGAATCACTTTTTAATGACGGTATTGGAATAGTTGTTTTTTTATCACTTCTATCTTTAGCAACACTATCACATGAACTCGAAATTACTCATATCGCCCAAGAGTTTAGTATTGAAACAGGAGGCGGAATATTAATGGGGCTGATTTTAGGATACTTAGGAAAAATATCTATTAGAAGTGTTTCTAAAGAACCCATAATAGCGGTACATATTTCATTAGCTATTGTTTTAGGTGGCTATAGTTTATCATCTTTACTTCATATTTCTGGCGCCATTGCAATGGTAGTTGCAGGGTTAATTGTAGGAGATAGTTTACATTCTGAAAAATTTTCAGAAGAATTTAAAAATCATATGAATATCTTTTGGGAAATTTTAGATGAAATTTTTAACGCAATACTTTTTGTTCTTATAGGTATTATAATCATTATGGTCGATTTTAATATTTACTACCTTTTACTGGGAGGGGTTACCATTATTATTGTTTTACTTTCAAGATACATAGCCATTTATCTATCAAATTTTCTTCTTAAAAAATCAAATAGAGCGAATGCTAAAGAACGTATTATTTTAACATGGGCTG
This window of the Flavobacteriaceae bacterium genome carries:
- a CDS encoding sodium:proton antiporter; amino-acid sequence: MIMFQILIGITALAALLSFINAKFLKLSGTIGILILSIIISFSIGSSIYLYDKEYFMSIYPSLKQIDFRKILFDFLLGILLFAGAIHVNLNSLLKEKGSVIIYATFGVLVSTFIIGTIFYYLVLLFGFEISFFYSLVFGALVSPTDPVAVLALLKKAGAPEHMEIKIVGESLFNDGIGIVVFLSLLSLATLSHELEITHIAQEFSIETGGGILMGLILGYLGKISIRSVSKEPIIAVHISLAIVLGGYSLSSLLHISGAIAMVVAGLIVGDSLHSEKFSEEFKNHMNIFWEILDEIFNAILFVLIGIIIIMVDFNIYYLLLGGVTIIIVLLSRYIAIYLSNFLLKKSNRANAKERIILTWAGLKGGISIALALTLPDGETRDIILYVTYVVVVFSIITQGLTIEKLISKSLKK